A single Dermacentor albipictus isolate Rhodes 1998 colony chromosome 3, USDA_Dalb.pri_finalv2, whole genome shotgun sequence DNA region contains:
- the LOC139057704 gene encoding MAGE-like protein 2: MPAPKTISEQAAAWPAPTCAPEVQQQPFDAHTQLPPSQMQQPWVMQPQMAQLPQGVPWQPQSQQLQLPPQLAQAPLMPSFGVPDPAVGPVTFAGPLQPGTTVLPPAPTVADAAVEAAHAAGATAPGFLADISQLSDTNSSTSSAGQPAAALQDSLQDMAMCALPPMPAARRSSLQESDVQNAENKSRFVDTATCTTDVKKFEEQPPNEAPPLASEAPQVKPERSEREKKLVTPGAKESAKTAMPETPKPEKLGSSEEFYEEIAEVVEPDKKAGGSQSKRVIRKTTRSRKHDVTEEPWEDGSPKGSAIPTLPRWENIQPSTSRADYSDSAPQLRWAILAAISAGYLQ; the protein is encoded by the exons ATGCCGGCTCCCAAGACCATTTCGGAACAAGCGGCGGCGTGGCCGGCTCCTACCTGTGCGCCAGAGGTCCAGCAGCAACCCTTTGACGCGCACACTCAGCTTCCACCGTCGCAAATGCAGCAGCCATGGGTGATGCAGCCACAAATGGCACAGCTTCCGCAAGGCGTACCGTGGCAACCGCAATCACAACAACTGCAACTGCCACCACAACTGGCACAAGCTCCGTTGATGCCTTCTTTTGGTGTTCCGGATCCGGCGGTGGGCCCAGTGACCTTCGCTGGGCCTCTGCAGCCAGGAACAACGGTTCTGCCACCCGCACCGACAGTTGCAGATGCAGCAGTAGAGGCTGCTCACGCTGCAGGTGCGACAGCCCCTGGATTCCTTGCCGACATCTCCCAGCTCAGTGATACGAATTCTTCGACCTCGTCGGCAGGACAGCCTGCGGCAGCCTTGCAAGACAGCCTGCAAGACATGGCGATGTGTGCCTTGCCGCCAATGCCTGCAGCTCGCAGGTCATCGTTGCAAGAAAGTGACGTGCAGAACGCCGAGAACAAGTCGAGATTCGTGGACACAGCAACATGTACGACCGATGTCAAG AAGTTCGAAGAGCAGCCACCGAACGAAGCACCCCCTCTTGCGTCTGAGGCGCCACAGGTGAAGCCCGAAAGGAGTGAACGCGAGAAGAAGCTCGTAACACCGGGAGCCAAGGAGTCCGCAAAGACCGCAATGCCCGAGACCCCCAAACCAGAAAAGTTGGGCAGCTCCGAGGAGTTCTACGAAGAGATAGCAGAAGTCGTGGAGCCAGATAAGAAAGCGGGAGGAAGCCAGAGCAAGCGCGTCATCCGCAAAACCACCAGGTCCCGAAAACATGACGTCACTGAGGAGCCTTGGGAGGATGGCAGTCCAAAAGGCAGCGCGATACCAACCCTTCCGCGCTGGGAAAACATACAGCCGTCTACATCCAGAG CAGACTACTCCGACTCAGCACCCCAACTACGCTGGGCCATCTTGGCTGCCATCTCGGCCGGCTATCTACAATGA